In Hymenobacter gelipurpurascens, one DNA window encodes the following:
- a CDS encoding lipocalin family protein: protein MANLLKRRRPTLFTALAATVATGVAAYTYARRKTHPYLPTVAHVDLHKYRGLWYEVARLPTRYEKGCQHVTATYKMRPDGKVDVLNTCHKEGLEGPVETAKGTAYPVDETNAKLKVSFFWPFTGDYWVLDLDYADYQYALVGEPSRKNLWILSRKPHLDRSIRDRLVAHARNLGFPVDNLIYTPQPMAGKP, encoded by the coding sequence ATGGCCAATCTACTCAAACGCCGCCGCCCGACTCTTTTCACGGCCCTTGCTGCTACGGTAGCCACCGGTGTGGCAGCCTACACCTACGCGCGCCGCAAAACGCACCCCTACCTGCCCACTGTGGCGCACGTTGATCTGCACAAATACCGGGGGTTGTGGTACGAGGTAGCTCGCCTGCCAACCCGCTATGAGAAAGGCTGCCAGCACGTAACGGCCACGTACAAAATGCGGCCCGATGGCAAAGTAGACGTGCTCAACACCTGCCATAAAGAAGGGTTAGAAGGCCCGGTAGAAACGGCCAAAGGCACAGCCTACCCCGTGGATGAAACCAACGCCAAGCTCAAAGTGAGCTTCTTCTGGCCTTTCACCGGCGACTATTGGGTGCTGGACCTCGATTACGCCGACTACCAGTATGCGCTGGTAGGTGAGCCAAGCCGCAAAAATCTCTGGATACTCAGCCGCAAGCCTCACCTCGACCGCAGCATCCGGGACCGACTGGTGGCCCACGCCCGCAACTTGGGCTTCCCGGTTGATAACCTGATCTATACTCCGCAGCCGATGGCCGGGAAGCCATAG
- a CDS encoding transketolase family protein, giving the protein MKDFPYTESKDTRSGFGAGLQELGKTNPNVVALCADLIGSLKMDAFIKDNPERFFQVGIAEANMMGLAAGLTIGGKIPFTGTFANFSTGRVYDQIRQSIAYSNKNVKICASHAGLTLGEDGATHQILEDIGMMKMLPHMTVINPCDYNQTKAATIAIADHEGPVYLRFGRPVVPNFTPADQEFEIGKGIVLNEGTDVSIFATGHLVWKAILAGKLLAEKGINAEIINIHTIKPLDAQLILESARKTRCVVTAEEHQMNGGLGDSVAQLLAREEPLPLEMVAVNDSFGESGTPDQLMEKYKLNETAIVAAVEKVMARRK; this is encoded by the coding sequence ATGAAAGACTTCCCCTACACCGAATCGAAAGACACCCGCAGCGGCTTTGGCGCGGGCCTGCAGGAGCTGGGCAAAACCAACCCCAACGTAGTAGCCCTGTGCGCCGACCTGATTGGCTCGCTCAAGATGGATGCCTTCATCAAGGACAACCCCGAGCGGTTTTTCCAGGTGGGCATTGCTGAGGCCAACATGATGGGCCTGGCCGCGGGCCTGACCATCGGGGGTAAGATTCCGTTCACGGGCACCTTCGCCAACTTCAGCACGGGCCGCGTCTACGACCAGATTCGGCAGAGCATTGCGTATTCCAACAAGAACGTGAAGATCTGCGCATCCCACGCGGGCCTCACGCTGGGTGAAGACGGCGCCACGCACCAGATTTTGGAAGACATCGGGATGATGAAGATGCTGCCCCACATGACCGTTATCAACCCCTGCGACTACAACCAGACCAAAGCCGCTACCATCGCCATTGCCGACCACGAAGGCCCCGTATACCTGCGCTTCGGCCGCCCGGTAGTGCCTAACTTCACTCCCGCCGATCAGGAGTTTGAAATCGGCAAAGGCATTGTTCTGAATGAAGGCACCGACGTAAGCATTTTCGCTACCGGCCACCTGGTGTGGAAGGCCATTCTGGCCGGCAAGCTGCTGGCCGAGAAAGGCATCAACGCCGAAATCATTAACATTCACACCATCAAGCCCCTCGATGCCCAGCTGATTCTGGAATCGGCGCGCAAGACGCGCTGCGTAGTAACGGCCGAGGAGCATCAGATGAACGGTGGCCTAGGCGACTCCGTGGCACAGTTGTTGGCCCGTGAGGAGCCGCTGCCCCTGGAAATGGTGGCCGTAAACGACTCCTTCGGCGAATCGGGCACGCCCGACCAGCTGATGGAGAAGTATAAGCTCAACGAAACCGCCATTGTAGCGGCCGTGGAGAAAGTAATGGCTCGTCGGAAGTAA
- a CDS encoding vWA domain-containing protein translates to MRKRMFWVRYWVLLALVWLAIPSRAQNVPPAQPRTTRILFLLDASGSMLAPWEGRPRMDVAKSLLAKMVDSLNAYPNLELGLRVYGHLHDKSENNCEDSRLEVAFAPKNASAIKAKLKAIAPKGNTPITYSLLQSAADFPADKSARNVLILITDGLESCKGDPCATAVALQRKHVFLKPFVIGIGAERDFGRQLECLGQYYNAADVKTFRNILNDVVAQTLAKTTVAVNLTDEAGRPVESNVNMTFINNITEQPEYNYIHYRDAQGKPDVLSIDALQSYDLVINTVPPVRQQNLPIRAGKANVLAYKTPQGTLWLQNPNISPNPYGTVQAVVRARGNAATVVALPFGSRQKLLAGDYEVELLTLPRQTKRITVKQGQETSVTYETPGILNIVTDLKGYGSIYRLNNDESQTWVHNLPDGGSSKVNLPMQPGAYRLVFRTKTATGSQFTDVRNFTIRPSQTSSVSIFGK, encoded by the coding sequence ATGAGAAAACGCATGTTTTGGGTACGCTACTGGGTATTGCTAGCCTTGGTTTGGCTGGCAATACCCAGTCGTGCCCAAAACGTGCCGCCTGCGCAACCACGCACCACACGCATCCTGTTTCTGCTGGATGCGTCGGGTTCTATGCTGGCCCCCTGGGAAGGGCGCCCGCGCATGGACGTGGCCAAGAGCCTGCTGGCTAAAATGGTCGATTCGCTCAATGCCTACCCAAACCTGGAACTGGGCTTGCGGGTGTATGGGCACTTGCACGATAAATCAGAGAACAACTGCGAAGACTCGCGGCTGGAAGTGGCTTTTGCGCCTAAAAACGCTTCGGCCATCAAGGCGAAGCTCAAAGCCATTGCGCCCAAAGGCAACACGCCCATCACATACTCTCTGCTCCAGTCGGCCGCCGACTTTCCGGCGGATAAATCGGCGCGCAACGTGTTGATTTTGATTACCGATGGGCTGGAATCGTGCAAGGGCGACCCGTGTGCTACGGCCGTAGCACTGCAGCGGAAGCACGTGTTTCTGAAGCCCTTTGTGATTGGGATTGGCGCCGAGCGGGACTTTGGCCGACAGCTGGAGTGCCTAGGCCAGTACTACAACGCGGCCGATGTGAAGACCTTCCGCAACATCCTCAATGATGTAGTAGCCCAAACGCTGGCCAAAACCACCGTGGCCGTGAACCTGACGGATGAAGCCGGCCGCCCCGTGGAGTCGAACGTGAACATGACGTTCATCAACAACATCACGGAGCAGCCGGAATACAACTACATCCACTACCGCGACGCCCAGGGCAAGCCCGATGTGCTCAGCATCGACGCCCTGCAGAGCTACGACCTTGTGATTAATACTGTGCCCCCGGTACGGCAGCAAAATCTGCCCATCCGGGCCGGCAAGGCTAATGTACTGGCCTACAAAACACCCCAAGGCACGCTCTGGCTCCAAAACCCGAATATCTCCCCTAACCCCTACGGCACGGTGCAAGCAGTAGTGCGGGCCCGCGGCAACGCCGCCACGGTAGTAGCCCTGCCCTTCGGGAGTCGGCAAAAGCTACTGGCCGGCGACTATGAGGTGGAGCTACTGACGCTGCCCCGGCAGACGAAGCGCATCACGGTGAAGCAGGGGCAGGAAACGAGTGTGACGTATGAAACGCCCGGCATCCTGAACATCGTGACGGATTTGAAAGGCTATGGCAGCATCTACCGGCTCAACAATGATGAGTCGCAGACGTGGGTGCACAACCTGCCCGATGGCGGCAGCAGCAAGGTAAACCTGCCGATGCAGCCGGGGGCCTACCGCCTCGTGTTCCGCACGAAAACGGCTACCGGCAGCCAATTTACCGATGTCCGCAACTTCACCATCCGGCCGAGTCAAACCAGCTCGGTCAGCATTTTCGGGAAATGA
- the bcp gene encoding thioredoxin-dependent thiol peroxidase has translation MALPQVGDQAPAFEAKDQNGTTHRLADYAGRKVALYFYPKDDTSGCTAQACNLRDNYQSLLSAGIQVLGVSIDGEKSHQKFATKYELPFPLLIDEDKQLVEAYGVWQEKSMYGRKYMGTMRYTFLIDEQGLIEKVITKVDTKNHAAQLL, from the coding sequence ATGGCTCTACCTCAAGTTGGCGACCAGGCTCCGGCCTTCGAAGCAAAAGACCAGAACGGCACCACCCACCGCCTCGCCGACTACGCCGGCCGCAAAGTGGCTCTCTACTTCTACCCCAAAGACGACACCAGCGGCTGCACGGCCCAGGCCTGCAACCTCCGCGACAACTACCAGAGCCTGCTGAGCGCCGGCATCCAGGTGCTGGGCGTGAGCATCGATGGCGAGAAGTCGCACCAGAAGTTTGCCACTAAGTATGAGCTGCCGTTTCCGCTGCTCATTGACGAGGACAAGCAGTTGGTAGAGGCCTACGGCGTGTGGCAGGAGAAATCTATGTATGGCCGCAAGTACATGGGTACCATGCGCTATACCTTCCTGATTGATGAGCAGGGCCTGATCGAAAAAGTCATCACGAAAGTCGATACCAAGAATCACGCGGCGCAGCTGCTGTAA
- a CDS encoding transketolase, giving the protein MAQDSSFAASAETHTPTATKSVAELKQIAAQVRRDIVRMVHAVNSGHPGGSLGCTDLLVALYFKVMKHTPQPFDMNGVGQDLFFLSNGHISPVFYSVLARSGYFPVSELATFRKLNSRLQGHPATHEHLPGIRVASGSLGQGLSVAVGAAQAKKLNGDDRNVFVLMGDGELEEGQVWEAAMYAPHHKVDNLIAFVDRNGQQIDGPTEKIGGLGDLRAKFEAFNWRVLETDGNDLEKLLPTLEEAQSLLGQGQPIMVLMDTQMGFGVDFMMGSHKWHGVAPNDEQLEKALQQLMVEEAGDY; this is encoded by the coding sequence ATGGCCCAGGACTCGTCTTTCGCCGCTTCTGCTGAAACGCACACGCCTACCGCCACCAAGTCGGTGGCCGAATTGAAACAGATTGCTGCCCAGGTGCGGCGCGACATCGTGCGCATGGTGCACGCCGTAAACTCCGGCCACCCCGGCGGCTCGCTGGGCTGCACCGATTTGCTGGTGGCCCTGTACTTCAAGGTAATGAAGCATACGCCCCAGCCCTTCGATATGAACGGCGTAGGCCAGGACCTTTTCTTCCTCTCGAACGGTCACATCTCGCCCGTATTTTACTCCGTGCTGGCCCGCTCGGGCTACTTCCCAGTGAGTGAGCTAGCTACGTTCCGTAAGCTGAACTCGCGCTTGCAGGGCCACCCCGCTACCCACGAGCATCTGCCCGGTATCCGGGTGGCTTCGGGCTCGCTAGGCCAGGGGCTGAGCGTGGCTGTGGGCGCGGCGCAGGCTAAAAAGCTCAACGGCGACGACCGCAACGTGTTCGTGCTCATGGGTGACGGCGAGCTGGAAGAAGGCCAGGTGTGGGAAGCGGCCATGTACGCGCCGCACCACAAAGTAGATAACCTCATTGCCTTCGTTGACCGCAACGGCCAGCAGATTGACGGCCCCACCGAAAAGATTGGTGGCCTAGGCGACCTGCGCGCCAAGTTCGAAGCCTTCAACTGGCGCGTGCTGGAAACCGACGGCAACGACCTCGAAAAGCTCCTCCCCACTCTCGAAGAAGCCCAGTCGTTGCTAGGCCAGGGGCAGCCGATTATGGTGCTAATGGACACGCAAATGGGCTTCGGCGTTGACTTCATGATGGGCTCGCACAAGTGGCACGGCGTAGCTCCGAACGATGAGCAGCTGGAGAAAGCACTGCAGCAGCTGATGGTAGAAGAAGCCGGCGACTACTAG